One window of the Actinomyces procaprae genome contains the following:
- a CDS encoding glycosyltransferase family 2 protein — translation MTRKSPSLRRPITPAEQIDNNDEHRPLVSVIVPAYNSERHITQALASILSQTVEDLEVLVVDDASRDRTLALAERCAARDPRVQVLAQTTNQGVARARNRALARARGRYIAYLDADDQWEPRKLERQLDFLADGALGACITSYETIEEDGAHRNYVHVPPVIDYRGFLKNTLTCTLTILFDTAVIDRSLLVMPDLRRGQDAATWLQVMKHGHLIYGLDECLAKYRKTAGSLSSDKVKAVKRTWNLYRNVEGISRLYSAYCLSWQLYHAVMKRRKDV, via the coding sequence GTGACTCGCAAAAGCCCGTCGCTGCGCCGCCCCATCACCCCTGCGGAGCAAATCGATAACAATGACGAGCACAGGCCGCTCGTCTCAGTGATTGTGCCCGCCTACAACAGTGAGCGGCACATAACCCAGGCGCTCGCCTCCATCCTGTCCCAAACCGTGGAGGACCTGGAGGTGCTGGTGGTGGACGACGCCTCCCGGGACCGTACACTCGCCCTCGCCGAGCGCTGCGCCGCCCGGGACCCCAGGGTGCAGGTGCTCGCCCAGACCACTAACCAGGGCGTCGCCCGGGCGCGGAACCGGGCGCTGGCCCGGGCGCGTGGCCGCTACATCGCCTACTTGGACGCCGATGACCAGTGGGAGCCGCGCAAGCTCGAGCGGCAGCTCGACTTCCTGGCCGACGGCGCACTGGGCGCCTGCATCACCTCCTACGAGACGATCGAGGAGGACGGGGCCCACCGCAACTACGTGCACGTGCCCCCAGTGATCGACTATCGCGGCTTCCTGAAGAACACGCTCACCTGTACGCTCACGATCCTGTTTGACACCGCCGTCATCGATCGCTCCCTGCTCGTGATGCCGGACCTGCGGCGCGGCCAGGACGCGGCGACCTGGCTGCAGGTGATGAAGCACGGGCATCTTATTTACGGCCTGGACGAGTGCCTGGCTAAATATCGGAAAACTGCCGGCTCACTGTCAAGCGACAAGGTCAAGGCGGTGAAGCGGACCTGGAATCTGTATCGCAATGTTGAGGGGATCTCTCGGCTCTATTCCGCCTACTGCCTGTCCTGGCAGCTGTACCACGCGGTTATGAAGAGGAGGAAAGACGTATGA
- a CDS encoding ATP-grasp fold amidoligase family protein, with protein sequence MTVKDMTRSLLSGRAEAGLRHRIYRHNCSLPPHRYRTELLRWYRLSTGHSCNLDDPRTVGEKIQWLKLYDSTPLKGRLADKFLVRQWAAQRIGAEHLVPLLGVWDRAELIDFTALPPAFVLKTTHGTRWNIVVPDVRKLDTTAARRRLTAWLRTRAAMTGGFELHYEFCHPRIICEPLLRDDSGGLRDYKVMTFNGQVQFVVCVSGRFTSGMSMRTYLPDWSPAPFHYGGDPGPAAALPRPAGLDRMLEVAREIGRDFALARVDFYDVDGRVYLGEITFTDSNGLTWFAPRRYDVILGDRIVLPAKKPFRGVML encoded by the coding sequence ATGACTGTTAAGGACATGACGCGCTCGTTGCTATCCGGAAGGGCGGAGGCGGGGCTGCGCCACCGGATCTACCGGCACAACTGCTCCCTGCCTCCACACCGCTACCGCACCGAGCTGCTGCGGTGGTATCGGCTCTCCACCGGGCACAGCTGCAACCTGGACGATCCGCGCACCGTGGGTGAGAAGATCCAGTGGCTCAAGCTCTACGACTCCACTCCGCTCAAGGGTCGGCTCGCGGACAAGTTCCTTGTGCGCCAGTGGGCCGCTCAGCGTATCGGCGCCGAGCACCTCGTTCCCCTGCTGGGGGTATGGGATCGCGCCGAGCTGATCGACTTCACCGCCCTGCCGCCCGCCTTCGTGCTGAAGACCACCCACGGGACCCGCTGGAACATCGTCGTGCCGGACGTGCGAAAACTGGACACGACGGCGGCCCGGCGCAGGCTGACGGCCTGGCTGCGCACTCGGGCGGCCATGACCGGAGGCTTCGAGCTGCACTACGAGTTCTGCCACCCGCGGATCATCTGCGAGCCGCTGCTGCGCGATGACAGCGGCGGCCTGCGTGACTACAAGGTCATGACCTTCAACGGTCAGGTGCAGTTCGTCGTCTGCGTCTCCGGCCGCTTCACCTCCGGGATGTCGATGCGCACCTATCTGCCCGACTGGAGCCCCGCACCGTTCCACTACGGCGGGGACCCGGGCCCGGCTGCGGCGCTGCCGCGGCCCGCGGGGCTGGACAGGATGCTGGAGGTGGCCCGCGAGATCGGGCGCGACTTCGCCCTGGCACGAGTTGATTTCTACGACGTCGACGGTCGTGTGTACCTGGGGGAGATCACCTTCACCGACTCGAACGGGCTTACCTGGTTCGCCCCCAGGCGCTACGACGTCATCCTGGGCGACCGCATCGTCCTACCTGCCAAGAAGCCCTTCCGGGGGGTGATGCTGTGA
- a CDS encoding ATP-grasp fold amidoligase family protein has product MRVKDLVTGALPKAASGWVREAVYRRNCHLDPSRYRRELERWYRLSTGHRCNLDDPRTFTDKAQWLKLYDSTPLKGRLADKFLMREVVAQRVGPEYLVPLLGVWDSAADINFSSLPGQYVLKATHGSGWNIVVPDKRQLNPVRARRALAGWLGRRMAMTGGFELHYEFCEPRIVAEQFLQDGGEGLRDYKFVAFDGEVQFAFTVDGRFAHRRMATLLPDWTRAPFRYNARLEEEPDLPRPERLEEMLSITSELSRGFALARVDFYEVAGQVYVGEITFTGSNGLPHFDPAAYDTELGSRISLPPKQAFQGVML; this is encoded by the coding sequence ATGCGTGTGAAGGACCTGGTCACGGGGGCTCTGCCCAAGGCCGCGTCGGGCTGGGTGCGTGAGGCCGTGTACCGCCGCAACTGCCACTTGGACCCCAGCCGCTACCGGCGCGAGCTTGAGCGCTGGTACCGGCTCTCCACCGGGCACCGCTGCAACCTGGACGATCCCCGTACCTTCACCGACAAGGCGCAGTGGCTCAAGCTGTACGACTCCACTCCCCTCAAGGGAAGACTGGCGGACAAGTTCCTCATGCGTGAAGTCGTCGCTCAGCGGGTCGGACCCGAGTACCTGGTGCCGCTGCTCGGGGTGTGGGACTCGGCCGCCGACATCAACTTCAGCTCCCTGCCCGGTCAGTACGTGCTCAAGGCCACCCACGGCTCGGGCTGGAACATCGTGGTGCCGGACAAGCGGCAGCTGAACCCGGTCCGGGCCCGTCGCGCACTGGCCGGCTGGCTGGGGCGGCGCATGGCCATGACCGGAGGCTTCGAGCTGCACTACGAGTTCTGCGAGCCGCGGATCGTCGCCGAGCAGTTCCTGCAGGACGGCGGCGAGGGCCTGCGCGACTACAAGTTCGTCGCCTTCGACGGCGAGGTCCAGTTCGCCTTCACCGTCGACGGACGCTTCGCCCACCGGCGCATGGCGACCCTCCTGCCCGACTGGACTCGGGCACCCTTCAGGTACAACGCCCGGCTTGAGGAAGAACCCGACCTGCCGCGCCCGGAGCGGCTGGAGGAGATGCTCTCCATCACCTCCGAGCTGTCACGGGGCTTCGCCCTGGCCCGCGTGGACTTCTACGAGGTGGCAGGGCAGGTGTACGTCGGAGAGATCACCTTCACCGGCTCCAACGGTCTGCCCCACTTCGACCCCGCCGCCTACGACACCGAGCTGGGCAGCCGCATCAGCCTGCCGCCGAAGCAGGCCTTCCAAGGGGTGATGCTCTGA
- a CDS encoding oligosaccharide flippase family protein, whose protein sequence is MSSSPRAVNKRRPRLKSGTSTDSLLLAAVKIVTLASAMVNTMILSHSLSLTSYGTYAQGVLLVAVCSDGTILGMVDAVNYFFNRGGPNASARDYVRTILGLQTVIGLVTAAVLVAARGAISGYFSNPLLEPLIVLLALRPMLTNMMSMLQVLVVSIGRARAIAVRNLGFSALKLTAVLITALVTSSIAVLFIMLLALDLASVLWFWDCFRRWKYLLLPTRPRWALTRDILGFALPMGVYVMTSSVMRQVGALVIGMHEPTERYAVYANASTVLPLDVIPASFLTVIIPIVTRYLGAGRKDLVRRLFRNYLAVGYLTTVTFCVAAMVVAPEVIQVLYGARYLGGLAVFRLYLITTMVRFAGLSLILSAAGRTRTLMAVSLVAIAANIVACPTLYALLGFVGPAAASVAVNLVMTLTLLRLSLKEIDGGLASAFDVRTLGRYVLTTAAAALGGQALRMLLHTLGVPVLGVAVAVLCGVSAAVLLLNRGAVITSLREINAMK, encoded by the coding sequence ATGAGCAGCTCCCCCCGTGCGGTCAACAAGCGCCGTCCCAGGCTGAAGTCCGGCACCTCCACCGACTCGCTGCTGCTGGCCGCCGTCAAGATCGTCACGCTGGCCTCAGCGATGGTCAACACGATGATCCTGTCCCACAGCCTCTCCCTGACCTCCTACGGGACCTACGCCCAGGGCGTGCTGCTGGTGGCCGTCTGCTCGGACGGGACCATCCTGGGGATGGTGGACGCGGTCAACTACTTCTTCAACCGGGGCGGGCCGAATGCCTCCGCCCGCGACTACGTCCGCACCATCCTGGGCCTGCAGACGGTCATCGGCCTGGTGACGGCGGCCGTGCTGGTGGCGGCGCGCGGAGCGATCAGCGGCTACTTCTCCAACCCGCTGCTGGAACCACTGATCGTCCTGCTCGCCCTGCGGCCGATGCTCACCAACATGATGAGCATGCTGCAGGTGCTGGTCGTGTCGATCGGCAGAGCCCGGGCCATCGCCGTGCGCAACCTGGGATTCTCCGCGCTCAAGCTCACCGCCGTGCTCATTACCGCGTTGGTGACCTCCTCCATCGCGGTGCTCTTCATCATGCTGCTCGCCCTCGACCTTGCGTCGGTGCTGTGGTTCTGGGACTGCTTCCGCCGCTGGAAGTACCTGCTGCTCCCCACACGCCCCCGCTGGGCACTCACGCGGGACATCCTCGGGTTCGCCCTGCCCATGGGCGTGTACGTGATGACCTCATCGGTCATGCGGCAGGTCGGTGCACTCGTGATCGGCATGCACGAACCCACCGAGCGCTACGCGGTCTACGCCAACGCCTCCACCGTGCTGCCCCTGGACGTCATCCCCGCATCCTTCCTGACCGTCATCATCCCCATCGTCACCCGGTACCTCGGAGCCGGCCGCAAGGACCTGGTCCGCCGCCTCTTCCGCAACTACCTCGCCGTCGGCTACCTGACCACGGTGACCTTCTGCGTCGCCGCCATGGTGGTAGCCCCCGAGGTCATTCAGGTGCTGTACGGGGCGCGCTACCTGGGCGGGCTCGCCGTATTCCGCCTCTACCTGATCACCACGATGGTGCGCTTCGCCGGCCTGTCACTCATCCTCAGCGCGGCCGGACGCACCCGCACGCTGATGGCCGTGTCCCTGGTCGCCATCGCCGCCAACATCGTGGCCTGCCCGACGCTGTACGCGCTGCTCGGATTCGTGGGGCCGGCCGCCGCATCCGTCGCGGTCAACCTGGTGATGACCCTGACGCTGCTGCGGCTGAGCCTGAAGGAGATCGACGGCGGCCTCGCCTCCGCCTTCGACGTCCGCACGCTGGGGCGCTACGTGCTGACCACCGCCGCGGCCGCCCTGGGAGGGCAGGCGCTGCGCATGCTCCTGCACACGCTGGGGGTTCCGGTGCTGGGAGTCGCGGTGGCCGTACTGTGCGGCGTCTCCGCAGCCGTCCTGCTGCTCAACCGGGGGGCCGTGATCACCTCATTGCGGGAGATAAACGCCATGAAATGA
- a CDS encoding glycosyltransferase family 4 protein: MPSPGRIGLIGRIDSGGALTDGQTVKTRTLYRGLVSRFGAERIIAVDTRDYRHRAPQVTRELLRCLGTCDDVIVLLSAGGRRALFPILAVAARLGRKRVYHSLIGGRLADDIVRDRSGRLVRQLNSFAVNWVESHALADRLGELGVGNAVYLPNFKDLPELPAASPVPERRPVRLCTFSRVTARKGITSAIEAVTAINARAGANTAALDVYGPLDPAYADEFQRLLAVHPSARYMGQVAPDEGARILRDYYALLFPTQWPGEGVPGTIIDAMAAGLPVVASRWPYYGEMLQDGVTGLSYDYDHPEQLHDTLRRFLDLPEAQVAAMRQGMRDRVAAYSSQEVVGEIIRTIEAGSCAPQAQPAPPASQPRVLLVVHGLNTGGAETMVATLAAELVAAAVPVRVVSLHGADTDVGARMREAGIDVVAINKAPGPDPRTILTLRRQIQEFAPTVVHTHLPVLQYVMPAVRLSGTGARVIHTVHNLAAKETRRSVLRRLNRRAFTHGVMPVALTEQVQDSVCREYGLEPDAVPIVGNGVDIERFRCEPRTGGDGVVRLLCVARMVPAKNHALLLETMAEIRRSGMDASLTLVGDGPLRGRLETQARALGLADRVHFAGVHRDPGPFYRDADLFVLLSDYEGQPMSLIEAMAAGLPVVATPVGGVPDVVVDGLSGVLVPPNPQRAADAIRATWEDPARYTLLSNGAARSAGEHSARTMTEKYLELYR, translated from the coding sequence ATGCCCAGCCCGGGACGAATCGGACTGATCGGACGCATCGACTCCGGAGGGGCGCTCACGGACGGGCAGACCGTCAAGACCCGCACCCTGTACCGGGGGCTGGTGTCCCGCTTCGGCGCCGAGCGGATCATCGCCGTCGACACCCGCGACTACCGCCACCGCGCACCCCAGGTGACTCGCGAGCTGCTGCGCTGCCTCGGCACATGCGACGACGTCATCGTGCTCCTGTCCGCCGGCGGCCGCCGCGCCCTGTTCCCGATCCTCGCGGTGGCTGCCCGGCTGGGCCGCAAACGCGTCTACCACAGCTTGATCGGCGGTCGACTGGCCGATGACATCGTCCGAGACCGCAGTGGGCGGCTGGTACGGCAGCTCAACTCCTTCGCCGTGAACTGGGTGGAGAGCCACGCCCTGGCGGACCGGCTGGGCGAACTCGGCGTGGGCAACGCCGTCTACCTGCCCAACTTCAAGGACCTGCCCGAGCTGCCGGCGGCCTCGCCCGTCCCGGAGCGCCGACCCGTGCGGTTGTGCACCTTCAGCCGCGTCACTGCCCGTAAGGGCATCACCAGCGCGATCGAGGCCGTAACCGCCATCAACGCCCGCGCGGGAGCGAACACCGCCGCACTGGACGTGTACGGCCCCCTCGACCCCGCCTACGCCGACGAGTTCCAGCGGCTGCTGGCCGTCCACCCGTCCGCCCGCTACATGGGCCAAGTGGCTCCCGACGAGGGCGCCCGGATCCTGCGCGACTACTACGCGCTGCTCTTCCCCACCCAGTGGCCGGGGGAGGGCGTTCCCGGCACCATCATCGATGCGATGGCCGCCGGACTCCCGGTGGTCGCCAGCCGGTGGCCCTACTACGGTGAAATGCTGCAGGACGGCGTCACCGGGTTGAGCTACGACTACGACCACCCCGAGCAGCTGCACGACACGCTGCGCCGATTCCTCGACCTGCCCGAGGCGCAGGTCGCCGCCATGCGGCAGGGCATGCGCGACCGCGTCGCCGCCTACTCCTCCCAGGAGGTAGTCGGGGAGATCATCCGCACCATCGAGGCAGGCTCCTGCGCCCCGCAGGCACAGCCGGCTCCGCCCGCCTCACAACCCCGGGTGCTGCTGGTGGTGCACGGGCTGAACACCGGTGGAGCCGAGACCATGGTGGCGACCCTGGCCGCCGAACTGGTGGCCGCGGCGGTCCCGGTGCGGGTGGTGTCCCTGCACGGGGCGGACACGGATGTGGGCGCGCGCATGCGGGAAGCCGGCATCGACGTCGTCGCCATCAACAAGGCGCCCGGTCCCGACCCCCGGACCATCCTCACGCTGCGCCGCCAGATCCAGGAATTCGCCCCCACCGTCGTGCACACTCACCTGCCGGTGCTCCAGTACGTGATGCCGGCCGTGCGCCTGTCCGGCACCGGGGCCCGCGTCATCCACACGGTGCACAACCTGGCCGCCAAGGAGACGCGACGCAGCGTACTGCGGCGCCTCAACCGCCGTGCCTTCACCCACGGGGTAATGCCGGTGGCGCTCACGGAGCAGGTTCAGGACTCGGTGTGCCGCGAGTACGGGCTGGAGCCCGACGCCGTACCGATCGTGGGCAACGGCGTCGACATCGAACGCTTCCGCTGCGAGCCGCGCACCGGCGGCGACGGCGTGGTGCGCCTGCTGTGCGTCGCCCGGATGGTGCCGGCGAAGAACCACGCCCTGCTGCTGGAGACCATGGCAGAGATCAGGCGCTCCGGCATGGACGCCTCCCTCACGCTCGTCGGTGACGGGCCGTTGCGCGGACGGCTGGAGACTCAGGCCCGCGCCCTCGGCCTGGCCGACCGCGTCCACTTCGCCGGAGTGCACCGCGACCCCGGACCCTTCTACCGGGACGCCGACCTGTTCGTGCTGCTGTCCGACTACGAGGGGCAGCCCATGAGCCTGATCGAGGCCATGGCGGCCGGCCTGCCGGTAGTGGCCACGCCGGTGGGAGGAGTGCCCGACGTCGTCGTCGACGGCTTGAGCGGGGTCCTGGTTCCGCCCAACCCCCAGCGGGCCGCCGACGCCATCCGGGCCACCTGGGAGGATCCGGCCCGCTACACCCTGCTCAGCAACGGTGCAGCGCGCAGTGCCGGGGAGCACTCGGCTCGCACCATGACGGAGAAGTACCTTGAGCTCTACCGCTGA
- a CDS encoding O-antigen ligase family protein has product MSSTAEIVPIAWKQVGPPAAGAAAVSARRITERAYPLRYLGLVVLCLILMKPILVDQDPSLAPLVKAATAVVFSGLVLAHLLRRPPLSPVFLLFVFYRLAFLPPTLYHGGDLLNWGYATVAQVSLFLLIELHADAGPDARRRLLRVIADLLLAYLVINYLMILTGTSRTFTMDGQFAQPSYLLGIRTRVTDCIFTAVLVSALYDSGSSRRIGRRTLLALAIGAVQIISLQVATAAVGAGIGVVFYCLARMQPDGGGRGLVSMRGITVMGLLVNVLVVGARIHVHFAALLGHLFGKSVTLTGRTDLWDAAFPILGESPLFGYGINYSFGAFIPGASGLAWQAHNQYLQLMYDGGVAAVCLFLLLLLTAGAHVDRTSLKPRARAVFIAVYAAMSIMMVTEIYTYNMALFYLIPFLGARAGRLTGSADHEGSRSR; this is encoded by the coding sequence TTGAGCTCTACCGCTGAGATCGTCCCCATCGCCTGGAAACAGGTCGGCCCCCCTGCCGCGGGCGCCGCTGCGGTGAGCGCGCGACGCATCACCGAACGCGCCTACCCGCTGCGCTACCTGGGGCTGGTGGTGCTGTGCCTGATCCTCATGAAGCCCATCCTGGTGGACCAGGACCCATCCCTGGCGCCGCTGGTGAAGGCCGCCACCGCGGTAGTCTTCTCCGGCCTGGTGCTGGCGCACCTGCTGCGCCGCCCGCCCCTGTCACCCGTCTTCCTCCTCTTCGTCTTCTACCGCCTGGCCTTCCTGCCTCCGACCCTGTATCACGGCGGTGACCTGCTCAACTGGGGCTACGCCACCGTCGCCCAGGTCTCCCTGTTCCTGCTCATCGAACTGCACGCCGACGCCGGGCCGGACGCACGGCGCCGGCTGCTTCGGGTCATCGCCGATCTGCTGCTGGCCTATCTGGTGATCAACTACCTGATGATCCTGACCGGCACTTCCCGGACCTTCACCATGGACGGCCAGTTCGCCCAGCCCTCCTACCTGCTCGGCATTCGCACCCGGGTCACCGACTGCATCTTCACGGCCGTGCTGGTGTCGGCGCTCTACGACTCCGGCTCATCGCGTCGCATCGGCCGGCGCACGCTGCTGGCGCTTGCCATCGGGGCGGTCCAGATCATCTCCCTGCAGGTGGCCACCGCCGCCGTCGGGGCGGGCATCGGCGTCGTCTTCTACTGCCTGGCCCGCATGCAGCCGGATGGCGGCGGACGCGGGCTGGTGTCCATGCGGGGGATCACCGTCATGGGACTGCTGGTGAACGTGCTGGTGGTCGGGGCGCGTATCCACGTCCACTTCGCCGCGCTGCTCGGGCACCTGTTCGGCAAGTCAGTGACCCTGACCGGCCGCACCGACCTGTGGGACGCCGCCTTCCCGATCCTGGGCGAATCGCCCCTGTTCGGCTACGGCATCAACTACAGCTTCGGCGCCTTCATCCCCGGCGCCAGCGGCCTCGCCTGGCAGGCGCACAACCAGTACCTGCAGCTCATGTACGACGGCGGAGTGGCGGCCGTGTGCCTGTTCCTCCTCCTGCTCCTGACGGCCGGCGCCCACGTGGACCGAACGTCCTTGAAACCCCGCGCGCGCGCCGTCTTCATCGCCGTCTACGCCGCCATGTCGATCATGATGGTAACCGAGATCTACACCTACAACATGGCGCTGTTCTACCTGATCCCCTTCCTGGGCGCCCGGGCGGGACGGCTCACGGGCAGCGCCGACCACGAGGGGAGCCGGTCCCGATGA